ATGTCTTAGCGAAGGATGTGTCAATAGAGGTGGCTGTCCAGGCGGGTAATGGTTCGCAAGATTCAACTTCTGGTTCGAATGCTTCTCTTGATTCCTCTATAGGTCGAGGTATAAGAACAAAAATCCATTCATCCAAATTAACGGGCTTTGTGACACATGTAGTGATTATGAAAAGTCTATCTCCCATATCATTCACTTTCTCTCCTTCCTCAGGTACACGTTTTCCTATAACACATTATGTTAATTGTGATAAATTTACTGcgaaacatgaaaatttattgtAGCAATAACTGCAGGGGTGGAACCACAGTCTTTTAAGGAGGATATGAAAGATGCTTGGTGGCATAGTGCTATGCAAAAGGGAGGTTTGAGCTTTGAAAGCAAATGACACATGAATTATGGAGTCTTCCTTTTGAAAAGAAAGCTCTAGGTAGCAAATGAGTGTACAAGATAAAATACAACTCCAATGGTACCATTTGAAGGGGTATTACAGGAAGATTAGTATGCAATATTAtaagataaattatttaaaggagTAGTTTTCTATATTATAGAAAGTAGAGGGTGAATAGGAGTAATTCTCCTATTCTCAATGCGATATGGCATCTATATATATTCTCTTATGttgatgaatgatatttgtGACTTTACTCTACTATTCTCATTAATTAAACATacatttaataacaaaattataacttCCTTTGATATTAAAGAAAGCTAAttcattccatatatatatatatattaattaatcatacatttaataaaaaaatttagaacttCCTTTGATATTAAAGAAAGCTAAttcattccatatatatattttttattaaaataagctAACAACGAAAAAGTGTATAAGTTATCCTATCATTTATGTGACAACCCCATCAGAAGTATAAATTTATTGACAAATAGAAGATAAGAAAAATTGGTTAAAGATTTAGGGCCAAGCTATTTTATTGCAATAAAAAGATGTTAAAAGAGGTAtattataaatgataataacaatTTAAAGACAAATATAGACATGAAAAAGAACTGAAAAAGAATGTGTTTTTGGAAAATACCTACACCCTAAAAACAAACTTTGGATTTACAATCTCAGGTTAATGGAAAGCCATCTTCATCCTTGGCTTTCCACCAAgggaaaaaaatcatcaaaccCAGAGTAGAAGAATAAAGATGAGGCTGCGTGTTGAATTGAAGCCATTTTTTCTTATACCACCTTTCTTCCTCATTTTATCAACCATCTTTTCATCTTCGCTTGGACAGAATGTAGATGGTAATTTGCCAGTGCCTTTAGACGCCGGTAATTTGCCGGTGCCAGTTAATGGTAATATACCAACGGCAGTCAAGGATGGTAACGTGCCAATTCCAGGCACGGATGGTAACATGCCAATGCCAGGCAAAGATGGTAACATGCCAATGCCAGGCAAGGATGGTAATATGCCAATGCCAGGCGTGGCTGGTAATTTGCCTATGCCAATGCCAGGCATGGCTGGTAATTTGCCAATGCCCATGCCAGGCATGGCTGGTAATTTGCCAATGCCAATGCCAGGCATGGATGGTAATTTGTCTGGCATCAAAGTGCCATTCGATGATAAATTTTCAGGTATGGTTTTTATATGTTGCTTTAACGTATTATCATGAACCAGCTAGgttatgatgatgatgaattgatgatgattcTCTTAAGTACAGGAATGGTGGGTTCAGTGAGGGATAAAATGGAAAAGGCTAAATCAGGGAATGGAACTTACATAGTATTAGCCGAGAAACAAACACGCAGGAGAGACCCTCTAGACCATTTACATTATTATACAGGTGGATGGAACATTACTAACAAACATTACTATGCTGTAAGATTTCTTCAATCAAGCTCCTACAATTCATGTTATAGGTTTCAAAATGGCTCTGAAAGTTTCGAGTTTTTGCCATGCAGTCCGTTGCTTTtagttcttttcctttcttagcCACTGCTTTGGCCTGGTTCGTTCTGCTTGGTGTGCTTATACTATGTGCTTGCTGCTGCTGCAAACACAACAACATGTCCTATGCTTATCCTCCACTTGCTTATATACTTATTCTAATCTTTCTCGTACTTTTCACCACCACAGCAATGTAAGTgatctaattaattatttctatgctttggaatttgatgttttgatCACAGTAGTTAACCGCTATCAtgctttttcatgttttttttcaGTGTTGGATGCGGTATAATGTATGATGGAGAAGCAAGGTTCCTGGAAACCGTATATGAAGCAGCAAAATACATAGTGAATCAAGCGAAGAAAGTCTCCGATGGTCTTACAAACGTCTACCTTTATCTTTATTCAGCCAAGAGTGTTTCTTTGGACCAACAATTTCTACCACCTGAAATCATAACCCAGATCGATACGGTCACCTCTCAATTGAATGCCTCAAAGGACTTGCCTTATAATACATCCGCAAGCATTTTGGATTCCTTGCCCAAAGTTCTCAACCCTGTGTATGTCAAAATgctttttctatgttttctttTCAGTGCAAGCTCAAACAAAGTGCATTTAACATGTTGGTTAATTACAGGAACCTGGCTTTGATCTTAATTACAGCTACCATGCTTCTAGTGGCATTTATTGGATTCTGTAAGCCTTTTTGGTTTCCCCTAATCTGGTTGACTATCAATGATTGTTCTCTTTTGATACACCGATTATTAATTTATCTCATCaaattgggatttttttttctctattttgtgAATGGATTGCAGTGCTTTCGCTTTTTGGCTTGCAAACTTTGGTGTACTTGTAAGTGATTATCATCTCCTTATATAggagtcaaattgtatttttttccctaaatatcaaaaatagcaaattaattACTATACCttaaatcaaagagtaaattaaatttttttgttaaaaattccatccatttctacaattaaaaattagtttttgtgCATTAGCATGCAGTATACTTAGCATGCCACGTGTTGTTATCTAGTTGTTCCGTCAATCACGCCAGTTTTTAACTGtacaaatagataaaaattttaatataaagaaCCAATTTATtgtttgatctaacatataaatattaattgatctattttttgagtaaaaaagataaaatacaaaCTTACCGCTAATATAGGCACCTCTATTTACCTCTCCTCATCCATTATATATAATTGTCATCAAAATTAACAATCTACAATTACAGATTCGTGGTGATTGGATGGATCATTGCATCTCTGGCTTTTGTCTTGTGTGGTGCATTTCTAGCTTTCCACAAgtaagtctaaaagtctaaacaAATCATACAAGGCATATGCACATGTAGCAGGCATAAATGTTATCTCATGTTATATCTAAGTCTAACCaaatttttcactaaaattcagCTTAATGGCAGATACATGCATTGCAGTGGACGAATGGGTTCAAAACCCCATGGCTGGTTCAGCCATTAAGTCACTTCTTCCTTGTGTGGATAGTGAATTTGGCAAAAATGTGACGGATGCAAGCAAATTAGTCACCAATGGTATTGATACTCTGCTGAACCATCATGTTTCTCTTATAGCCAATGCCAACAACCTCCCTCCAGAAGCAAAACCTCTTTACTACAATCAATCTGGTCCATTAGTACCAATCATTTGTGACCCATACATGGTGGAACAGACTAAACAATGTGGTGAGGGTGCAGTAGCCTTGGGTAATGCAATACAGGTACTTAAAAAAACCTTGtggtttttcaaatttttaaaatgaaatgtgTGAATTTTGGAGTTTGATTCATTATATGTTCGATATAGGaatggaacaaatatgtatgtcaagTATCAGGAGCTGGCATTTGCAGCACAACAGGACGGTTGACCCCTGACTTGTACAAGCAGATGAGTGCAGCTGTTAATGTGAGCTATGCATTGTACAGTTATGGTCCCTTCCTTGCTAGCCTAGTAGATTGCTCCATGATCCGAGACACTCTTAAGGACATGCACCAGCATCATTGTCCAGGGCTAAGGAAACAAAGCCAACGGGTTTATATCGGCTTGCTGATTGCAACGGTTTCGGTGATAT
This genomic window from Gossypium raimondii isolate GPD5lz chromosome 10, ASM2569854v1, whole genome shotgun sequence contains:
- the LOC105775034 gene encoding uncharacterized protein LOC105775034, with translation MRLRVELKPFFLIPPFFLILSTIFSSSLGQNVDGNLPVPLDAGNLPVPVNGNIPTAVKDGNVPIPGTDGNMPMPGKDGNMPMPGKDGNMPMPGVAGNLPMPMPGMAGNLPMPMPGMAGNLPMPMPGMDGNLSGIKVPFDDKFSGMVGSVRDKMEKAKSGNGTYIVLAEKQTRRRDPLDHLHYYTGGWNITNKHYYASVAFSSFPFLATALAWFVLLGVLILCACCCCKHNNMSYAYPPLAYILILIFLVLFTTTAIVGCGIMYDGEARFLETVYEAAKYIVNQAKKVSDGLTNVYLYLYSAKSVSLDQQFLPPEIITQIDTVTSQLNASKDLPYNTSASILDSLPKVLNPVNLALILITATMLLVAFIGFLLSLFGLQTLVYLFVVIGWIIASLAFVLCGAFLAFHNLMADTCIAVDEWVQNPMAGSAIKSLLPCVDSEFGKNVTDASKLVTNGIDTLLNHHVSLIANANNLPPEAKPLYYNQSGPLVPIICDPYMVEQTKQCGEGAVALGNAIQEWNKYVCQVSGAGICSTTGRLTPDLYKQMSAAVNVSYALYSYGPFLASLVDCSMIRDTLKDMHQHHCPGLRKQSQRVYIGLLIATVSVIFCLFFWVFYGRERRHRKYNKTTSKVETPPSKE